TTAACGCACACTTAACAAAGGATGTCTATTTTAAAGCCAATCATATTGGATTTTTAACCCATGGCTGTCCTATTCCATCGTATCCTTGAGGAAGAATCAAATGAAAAAATTAATCATTGCAGCGTTTTGCCTGTTCGCTCTGAGCGACATGGCTGCCGCACAAGGGACCGGCACGATCAGCGGCAAGGTCGTTGACCGGTCGAACGATGAACCGCTTATCGGCGCCAATGTGATGATCGTCGGCGCCTCTTGGGGCGCCATCAGTGATCTGGATGGATGTTTTCTGATCAAAGGGCTGCCGGCCGGCACCTATCAA
The nucleotide sequence above comes from bacterium. Encoded proteins:
- a CDS encoding carboxypeptidase-like regulatory domain-containing protein translates to MKKLIIAAFCLFALSDMAAAQGTGTISGKVVDRSNDEPLIGANVMIVGASWGAISDLDGCFLIKGLPAGTYQVRFSFISYQAVTVAEVRVTADRDTRLSVALTPSSIQMQEVIVTAQAIKNSEAAVITMQ